GCAGCTTGATCTCGCCTACTACCTTCTTTGCCATTTACCTCACTACCTCCTTAGAATAAGGGCCCTATAGCCCTGAAGGGCGGGATCAAAATAGAGCCCGCCCGTTTTATTCCCACTAAAGAACCTTCTCCAGATCCCCGTAGTCCGCCTCCGCTATGGTCTCCCGACCGAAAACCGTGACGGAGAACTTCACCTTCCCCTTCTCGGGAACCACCTCCACCACGGGACCCACCTGCCCCTCAAAGGGACCGGACTTCACCCTCACGGTGTCCCCGGGCACTATGTCCATCTCCACCTTGCCCTTGTGAACCCCCGCAAGGCCTATCTTACCCATGATCTCGGACACTTCCCGCTCCGTAAGAGGGATAGGATGGTTGCCGGAACCCACGAAGCCGGTGACCCCAGGCGTGTGGCGAACCACGTACCAGGACTGGTCATCCATTATCATCTCAACCAAAACGTAACTGGGGAAGACCTTGCGCTTAACGTGCTTGGTCTTTCCCTCCT
This genomic stretch from Thermanaerothrix sp. harbors:
- the nusG gene encoding transcription termination/antitermination protein NusG, whose translation is MKDDKRRWYIVQTYSGYENKVKANLEQRIATMGMEDRIFNVLIPVEEKVFIKEGKTKHVKRKVFPSYVLVEMIMDDQSWYVVRHTPGVTGFVGSGNHPIPLTEREVSEIMGKIGLAGVHKGKVEMDIVPGDTVRVKSGPFEGQVGPVVEVVPEKGKVKFSVTVFGRETIAEADYGDLEKVL